A window of the Loxodonta africana isolate mLoxAfr1 chromosome 3, mLoxAfr1.hap2, whole genome shotgun sequence genome harbors these coding sequences:
- the LOC100662210 gene encoding olfactory receptor 7D4-like has translation MEAENQTKVSEFLLLGLSEDPELQPLFFGLFLSMYLVTVLGNLFIILAVSSDPRLHTPMYFFLSNLSFIDICFITTTVPKMLVNIQTQSKDISYIGCLTQVYFFTIFAGLENFLLTIMAYDRFVAICHPLHYTLIMNAQLCVLLVLISWVIIFWVALLHILLITRLKFCIGTEIPHFFCELSQIIKLACSDTLINNIFLYVLTALLSVFPFTGILFSYSQIVSSLMRVSSAGAKYKAFSTCGSHLSVVSLFYGMGIGVYLSSAVTHSSQKSSIASVIYTVVTPMLNPFIYSLRNKDVKGALGKLLSRAACCP, from the coding sequence ATGGAagcagaaaaccaaacaaaagtttCAGAATTCCTTCTGCTGGGCCTCTCAGAGGATCCTGAACTTCAGCCCCTCTTCTTTGGACTCTTCCTGTCCATGTACCTGGTCACTGTGCTTGGGAACCTGTTCATCATTCTGGCTGTCAGCTCTGACCCCCGcctgcacacccccatgtacttcttcctctctaACCTGTCATTTATTGACATCTGTTTCATCACCACCACGGtcccaaagatgctggtgaacattCAGACACAGAGCAAAGACATCTCCTACATAGGATGCCTCACTCAGGTGTATTTCTTCACGATTTTTGCTGGACTGGAAAATTTTCTCCTGACCATTATGGCCTATGACCGATTTGTGGCCATCTGTCACCCCCTGCACTACACACTCATCATGAATGCCCAGCTCTGTGTCTTGTTGGTTCTGATATCTTGGGTCATCATTTTCTGGGTTGCTCTGCTTCATATTCTACTGATAACAAGGCTGAAGTTCTGTATAGGCACTGAAATTCCACATTTCTTTTGTGAACTCTCTCAGATTATCAAATTGGCCTGCTCTGACACCCTCATCAATAACATCTTCTTGTATGTGTTGACTGCCCTGCTGAGTGTGTTTCCCTTCACAGGGATCCTCTTCTCTTACTCTCAGATTGTCTCCTCCTTAATGAGGGTGTCCTCTGCTGGGGCCAAGTATAAGGCATTTTccacctgtgggtctcacctctctGTCGTCTCATTGTTCTATGGGATGGGCATTGGTGTCTACCTTAGTTCTGCTGTGACCCATTCTTCTCAGAAGAGCTCTATTGCCTCAGTGATATATACTGTGGTCACACCCATGTTGAACCCTTTCATCTACAGCCTAAGGAACAAGGATGTGAAGGGAGCCCTGGGAAAGCTCCTTTCTAGAGCAGCCTGTTGTCCATGA